In one Oncorhynchus nerka isolate Pitt River linkage group LG7, Oner_Uvic_2.0, whole genome shotgun sequence genomic region, the following are encoded:
- the LOC115105632 gene encoding uncharacterized protein LOC115105632 isoform X5 — MDSSPVLRQQCQNTLLNDHSSLNRITADTKPGSKHPSVPHPSKPGPENKDPAAASDNGPKLMIRSLGISRLPVLAKSLPLKTPSDFTRSHKRWEDNSLAGKAMRMKPSTKPVPFNFSNLKDNRMGAQNQRGPLTATARAGAQPTQPKRSVEAAFHSDPSALCSILQNEGISAARVFMSSRPSTQAYNNMPQRVSIMNNGLRTVPSAGPVRNVNLSPALGNILQTEGVSSPLARVSVMKSHQTTAASAGPVRSVQFSPEPSSSNSILQNEGVSYSLQPQRVSVMKSHKKSAGSVRRVQFFPDAAALGSILQNEEVKAGRPLEATPQRTAVCPSGRGTSIYTAQRVPITKWHTEAPGEPMVSLTPALKWTPQRVPDTRHQPMSMRRLLSAHWTPYAGSPRLGGLQGHSGDLETCKEEVVQTLFKETEEEEQTDGVVLDEDPAETRADQQLAKEEKQSNTGGRLQTFFQAPHRESVIFFSTGKKRHRAAPAHEQERPVAGFLERGGPMEHCAAGGQESMHLLPLHPELDRASAPEIPEDTAAATDLTRLTNLAAFVPLCQPRVAGSIMFPKSGALTSATALLRWRLPPLKELRLDEEVATYTTSPALPPSSSWPLQTRCGNPVADALHLQDYTCFRPIILDPSSTSYSSPLWER, encoded by the exons ATGGATTCCTCTCCAGTACTGCGTCAGCAATGTCAGAACACACTCCTGAACGACCATTCAAG TCTCAACAGAATAACAGCAGACACAAAGCCAGGCTCTAAACACCCCTCTGTACCCCATCCTTCCAAACCGGGGCCTGAGAACAAGGACCCAGCAGCAGCCTCAGACAACGGTCCTAAACTCATGATAAGATCACTGGGCATCAGCAGACTCCCAGTGCTGGCCAAGTCCCTGCCCCTTAAGACTCCCTCTGACTTCACGCGGTCACACAAGAGATGGGAGGACAACTCTCTAGCG GGTAAAGCCATGAGGATGAAACCAAGCACCAAGCCTGTGCCTTTCAACTTCTCTAATCTCAAGGACAACCGAATGGGGGCACAGAACCAGAGGGGACCGCTGACTGCTACTGCAAGGGCTGGTGCTCAACCAACCCAACCTAAAA ggagTGTGGAGGCTGCCTTCCACTCTGACCCTTCTGCCCTATGTAGTATCCTCCAGAATGAGGGAATCAGTGCAGCCAGGGTTTTTATGTCCAGCCGTCCCTCTACACAAGCCTATAACAACATG CCCCAGAGAGTGTCCATCATGAATAATGGTCTGAGGACAGTGCCCTCTGCTG GTCCTGTCAGGAATGTAAACTTGTCTCCGGCCCTGGGCAACATCCTGCAAACTGAAGGGGTCAGCTCCCCTCTGGCGAGGGTATCTGTCATGAAGAGTCACCAGACGACAGCAGCTTCTGCAG GTCCCGTAAGGTCTGTTCAGTTCTCCCCTGAGCCTTCATCCTCCAACAGCATCCTGCAGAATGAAGGGGTCAGCTACTCTCTCCAGCCCCAAAGAGTGTCTGTCATGAAGAGTCACAAGAAGTCTGCAG GTTCAGTACGGCGTGTTCAGTTCTTCCCAGATGCTGCAGCCCTCGGCAGCATCCTGCAGAATGAAGAGGTGAAGGCTGGGAGACCCCTGGAAGCCACACCCCAGCGCACCGCTGTCTGTCCATCTGGCAGGGGCACCTCCATCTACACT GCACAGCGAGTACCCATCACAAAGTGGCACACTGAAGCTCCTGGAGAACCTATGG TCAGCTTGACCCCAGCCTTAAAGTGGACACCCCAGCGGGTCCCTGACACAAGGCATCAGCCCATGTCCATG AGGAGGCTCCTGTCTGCCCATTGGACCCCCTACGCAGGCTCTCCCAGACTCGGGGGCCTCCAGGGCCACAGCGGAGATCTGGAGACATGCAAGGAG GAGGTTGTCCAGACATTGTTTAAGGAGACTGAGGAGGAAGAACAGACAGACGGTGTGGTGTTGGATGAAGACCCTGCTGAGACGCGAGCAGACCAACAGCTGGCGAAGGAGGAGAAGCAAAGTAACACAGGAGGACGACTCCAGACTTTCTTCCAAGCCCCACACAGAGAATCAGTCATTTTCTTCTCAACTGGCAAGAAGCGGCACAGAGCAGCTCCAGCACATGAACAGGAGAGACCTGTGGCCGGATTTCTGGAGCGAGGTGGGCCCATGGAGCATTGTGCTGCAGGAGGACAGGAGTCGATGCACCTCCTCCCTCTGCATCCAGAGTTAGACAGAGCCTCTGCACCAGAGATCCCGGAAGACACAGCTGCAGCCACAGATCTGACCAGGTTGACCAACCTCGCAGCTTTTGTCCCCCTGTGCCAGCCCAGAG TTGCAGGTAGTATTATGTTCCCAAAGAGCGGTGCTCTGACATCTGCTACAGCCCTGCTCCGCTGGCGCCTCCCCCCTCTGAAGGAGCTACGTCTGGATGAGGAGGTGGCCACATACACCACCTCCCCAGCCCTACCTCCCTCGTCATCCTGGCCCCTGCAGACCCGCTGTGGAAACCCTGTAGCAGATGCCCTGCATCTCCAGGACTACACT TGTTTTCGGCCAATTATCTTGGACCCCTCatctacttcctactcctctcctctctgggagagATGA